ttcaagttatgttcaaatcacgttatgttacgtcagggctccagtcctttcatattccagtcacgtttcatcttgattacttatgtatagggtcacaacaattgtgacgcatacactacatgagacacagcaattgtgtcacgtagaatacatggggccacaacaactgtggagtatgtatttaagcagttaaagaataagtttgtgtagaatacatgaggccacaacaactgtggagtatgtatttatacgtataatacatggggccacaacaactgtggagtatgtatttttcatgttaagtcaagtttgcgtagaatacatagggccacaacaattgtggagtatgtatttacacgtaaaatacatggggccacaacaactgtggagtatgtatttttcatgtttcaagtttcaaagcaagttcatgctaagtcaagtttcagatcaagttcatgtcaggtcaagttcagttcatgtttcaatttaagttatgtcaattatgctatgttgtacgccaagttatgctttaattacttatgaatttgattatgcatttatgcttttactgtcatgcatgcatcattagcttgtgtagaagttttttgttaacttactgagatttgtaatcaaatctcactttggtagtcccaactaccattccccccgaatggtagatcttgttacaggacctgaaggagaatcaggagctgatcaactagacatagttgactaagtgacggtgccacataaatgttgatatagtaattaacgtaaattactacttgtacgattgagttgcatctctactactttttggatcataaccattttggactagtgttgtgatcttagttgttcaatggatttttatgtatgaagtatgttttaagcatttgggatattttcaatttggtgcatagtattgctaaagaaaaaatttatccgctgcgaatattgcatattgttagatgcatgttaggaatattgcatcttatatgtcatgaacaggggcaggtaaccttgtgttgcatgtctcgacgcttcaaatgtccgtccgatcccaaacggaatttgggggcgtcacaggtacCAACTTCACTATCTCTTAGTGTATtaactttggaaacaaagtggtttttttttttgtgattttttctgTGTGCACACTCGGAACTCCGAAAATGATAAGGAAAAAATTCACTTATGTCTCTATCCGGTTTGGCTACTGGAGATAGCACAACCCTATCATAAGGGTTAAACATGGTCTATATTCTaacatgatatgatataatatgataatatgatgataatgttcagttatgctatgccaaatgacttttgaatatgaatattttgaattgtcgctctgatattttgataacatgtaTTGGATCTCTATTTTGGaactaaaattttttattctgcTTATGAACTATGTGAAAAGACTCATATTTACAtactagcatatataattctatgcttattgagttgttgataactcactcattttctccataatattttttaaataatttaaatattttgattgaGTATCAAGGTTAAGGAGTATATGTgagattatttaaatataacgGAATAAGCACAAATAGGATGTTATGGTGATTGGAGAATGTCATTAAGTAAATTTGTAGTGCTCCGATGATATGATATGTTGAGAGatttaagtttatattaagACTTTGCAGAGtttctaaataattattttggaatGGTTAGTTTAAAAGAATGAGATATATGTGTAATTGAGAATTTGAAACTTATATCTTTATTGCGATACATGATTTTAAGTGAGAGAACTCTCTAACCCATGCGGGTATGAGACGTTACACAAAATGGCTCTAGGAGTCCAACAAGcccataaatttttttggaaCAGCTTTTACCTGGGTGGAGCCTTCACGTGAATGAATTTTTAACCACACGAGATATGTACGCAAACGACATGGAATTGGAATTTTTCGAGATTTCATGTTTTTAGAAATTGGATCTAATCGATTAATAACGTGTACAAAGTTTTCTAAATAAGAGAACCctgaaaaaaaaacataaaaagtgCAGAATGCCTTGCAAGTATTACATGTATAGTTAGGATTTGAAGCCGCCGGAGCCGGAGGGATCAGGAACCTATGTCATAGAAAATGGTGATCTGGTGGCAGTCGCTATAAGTTAAGATCAAAATGTTTTGAAGATTGATCTTCATGCCCAAACCATGCAGTCACTATATCATTCCTTTCCTCGGAATCTGGAGAGGCTTCGGAAGGTGGTTTCACTTGATACGGTGCTTTTGCCGCAGCCCtgaaaaacaacccaaaaaaaaaaccagaggattttagtttattaatcaatcaaacaaaaactaaaaccataaaaaaaatgaaaaagaaaaaaaaaaaaaatctctgctTTAATTTTTAGCTCCGAAAAAGTGCTTACCTATCTTTCCTCTTGTCAAGGAACCGGTGAAGCGAAGCCCTCCTTGCAATCGGAAGATCTAAGATGTAGAAAAAAAGTTGCAATAAGAATGTTAATTCTTAGGTCTCTAGTCGTAACCCTTCATTAACAGCTCCTCGCAAACCATTCACAGGGAAAAAAGGAGGGGCAATATATTACCAGAACCAGCAGCTTGCAGACGGGGTCCTTGGGTGGTATTCTTTTTGTGCATGGCTACAGAACTTGATTCGGGAGCCGTAGAACATCCTGATGATCTAAGATTTTTCCCGCCAGAAGTAAACGTAGAGCCTCTTGAAATGCTAGAGCATCCCTTGCTGGCCAAGGCCATGATCTCCCTTGCCTTGTCCGCCGGGAAATCGTTCAGTACGTGTACTTCGCCGGCATAAAATATTGTCATCTGGGCTGTCGCTTCAGGCTCCTTTTGTTTTGTCATCTGTGCTGTTGCTTCAGGCTCCTTTTGTTTTGTCATCTGAGGTGTTGCTTCgggcttcttttcttttgtcaaTAATGCTTCAGGCTCCTTGATTTCCGGTTTCGTACTGCTACAAAACAGATACTACTGCTAATTTAGATAAAGCACAGAAGATTTAATGCCCATAAAAGTTAATTGTATGCATAAAATTAAGCTCTATACGTgcatgaatttttcttttcctgatgtACCCTTGGTACTATTAGGTTTTGGGGGTCTTCAGTAATCTCACATGGTACATATCGTATAAAAGTCTGAGATTAATGGCCTAATGGGTATCAAATCTGAGGTAATTAGCTTTGAGCCTCAGAAAAATAAACGACGGTACTTTTCTTAAGATCTGTTTATATATTAGTGGGCGGAGAAAGAAAACACAAATGGCCACACACCTGAGATCAGTGACATCAGTCCTATTAGCAGCGATATTGTCGATCGCGTTTTGGGGGCCAAAACAACCAAGCTGTAGAAGGAAATCCTTGGGTTGCGCATTTGAGGGAGCCACGGCACCGTTTTGTTTCAAAGCCTGATCAGTTGAATTCTCGATGTTTTTCAATAAATCCAGAGTGGTTGCCGCCGGCAGAGATGTTTCGGGAGTTTCTGCAACGTGAATGGGCAATTAACAAATTATAAGAAACTTTGATCTAAAAGCGTAGATACACTCCGTGTAAATCAAACTTAATTAAAAGCACCAAGAGTACATCAATCTGAATATAGGCAGTTTCAATACaagagaaggggaaaaaaaattaacgaaAAAAAAGCAGCATGATTTTCTGGACAACCAATTAACACAAGCCAACATCAAACGATTTATAGTAAGCAAACGCGACCGATAAGGCTACCCAGTAAAGATTCGaagataaataaagaaatagaaCCTTTGGATTCAAATTGCCTGCTCATCCCGAGGCCAAGATCTCCAAAACTTCCTTTCTCCTTAAAGTACTGGCTCAAGAGATTGCATCTCTGTGCAAAATTGGACTTCTCCGGTGCCTTTCTGGGATTCGACATGTTTCCTGGCTATAAGCAGCTTCAGATATGCTTGCACAAGAATAAAATCCTGGTGCTTTCAACGCTCTTCTGCTTTGGGAGCCATGAGTGAATGTTCGGGGTGGGGGGCTTGGGAAATGACTGGTTGCTCGGAACGAGACTGGGCGTGTGCTTTTTGAACCTGAGAAGCCCTTGACTATCCTCCTCTcagtttttttgtttggaaaaatctacttgtcatcctcacacttcacacattatatttattttaattttttttttattttttctataataaatatgtagtgtgtggatgataaataaaataatttaattagtttaataataataaaataaaataaaaaataaaaaaaataaaaaataatattttaatatataaagtgtgtggtgtaggatgatgtatagcatttctctttttgttttgctttttctctattctttgaatttagatAGATTCCTTTTAAATGTTTAACCTTTTGATTTCAAGCACATGTTTTTTGcgtgaagataataaaatagaaaataagtgAGAAAGAGTCATAGCATTCACTCAAACAAAAGTAGTCAACGTACAATTGTACAGAGAGACGCCGTCATCCTCGATATGCTTACCCAGTTTGATGCATTTACGAACTCACCCGCTGAGTTGTGGTCAGATCTGGCTTTCTTAGAACTGACCTCtgcttttccctttttttttttttttttcgga
This genomic interval from Carya illinoinensis cultivar Pawnee chromosome 2, C.illinoinensisPawnee_v1, whole genome shotgun sequence contains the following:
- the LOC122300897 gene encoding protein TIFY 10A-like isoform X1; protein product: MSNPRKAPEKSNFAQRCNLLSQYFKEKGSFGDLGLGMSRQFESKETPETSLPAATTLDLLKNIENSTDQALKQNGAVAPSNAQPKDFLLQLGCFGPQNAIDNIAANRTDVTDLSSTKPEIKEPEALLTKEKKPEATPQMTKQKEPEATAQMTKQKEPEATAQMTIFYAGEVHVLNDFPADKAREIMALASKGCSSISRGSTFTSGGKNLRSSGCSTAPESSSVAMHKKNTTQGPRLQAAGSDLPIARRASLHRFLDKRKDRAAAKAPYQVKPPSEASPDSEERNDIVTAWFGHEDQSSKHFDLNL
- the LOC122300897 gene encoding protein TIFY 10A-like isoform X2, whose translation is MSNPRKAPEKSNFAQRCNLLSQYFKEKGSFGDLGLGMSRQFESKETPETSLPAATTLDLLKNIENSTDQALKQNGAVAPSNAQPKDFLLQLGCFGPQNAIDNIAANRTDVTDLSTKPEIKEPEALLTKEKKPEATPQMTKQKEPEATAQMTKQKEPEATAQMTIFYAGEVHVLNDFPADKAREIMALASKGCSSISRGSTFTSGGKNLRSSGCSTAPESSSVAMHKKNTTQGPRLQAAGSDLPIARRASLHRFLDKRKDRAAAKAPYQVKPPSEASPDSEERNDIVTAWFGHEDQSSKHFDLNL